GGCAAAGAAAAGGTCGTTGATGAGCTTAAACGCCTAGCTAAAAACGCCGACACCATTTACCTCGCAACGGATTTGGATAGAGAGGGTGAGGCCATTGCGTGGCACCTTCGCGAAGCCATTGGCGGTGATGATAGCCGCTACAAACGCGTCGTTTTTAACGAAATCACTAAAAAAGCCATTAAAGCGGCGTTCGAAACCCCGTCAGAACTGGATATGGATCGAGTTAATGCTCAGCAAGCGCGTCGTTTTTTAGATCGTATTGTTGGTTTTATGGTATCGCCTTTATTGTGGGCAAAAGTCGCTCGTGGTTTATCAGCGGGTCGCGTTCAATCTGTTGCGGTGCGCTTAATCGTAGAGCGTGAAAAAGAAATTCGTGCGTTTGTTCCCGACGAGTTCTGGGAATTAGATGCTCTTTTAGCAACGCCTTCAAAAGATGTTATTAAATTTGAAGTAGCCAAATATCAAGAAAAAGAGTATCGACCGGTCAATCAAGCACAGTCAGATAAGCATGTTGCTCGCTTGGAAAATGCCAGCTATTTGGTGAGCAGTCGTGAAGATAAGCCGACAAGCAGCAAGCCGTCGGCGCCCTTTATTACGTCCACATTGCAGCAGGCCGCTAGCACACGGCTGGGTTATGGCGTTAAGAAAACCATGATGCTGGCCCAGCGCTTGTACGAGGGTGGTTACATAACTTACATGCGTACGGATTCCACCAATCTAAGTGTGGATGCTGTGGAGGCATTAAGAAGCTACATCCTGTCTCAATTTGGTGATAAGTATCTGCCAGAAGAGCCTATTCGATACAGCAGCAAGGAAGGTGCCCAAGAAGCACATGAAGCGATTCGCCCTTCTGATGTAACCGTTCGAGTAGACGACTTATTAGGGATGGAAAAAGACGCTCATCGCTTATATGACCTCATTCGTAGCCAATTCATGGCATGTCAAATGACGCCTGCGCAATACACCTCAACAACCATCACTGTAACCAGTGGCGATTATGAGTGTAAGGCGAGAGGTCGCATTTTACGCTTTGATGGTTATACGCGTGCCATGCAGACGGTGGTAAAAAAAGGAGAAGATAATATTTTGCCTGATGTAGAAAAGGGCGAATATTTATCTCTTCAAGAGCTGCTACCTGAGCAGCATTTTACTAAGCCTATTGCGCGTTTTGGTGAAGCAAGCCTTGTGAAAGAACTGGAAAAAAGAGGCATAGGTCGTCCTTCTACTTACGCCTCTATTATTTCAACCATTCAAGATCGGGGTTACGTGCGTGTTGAAAATCGGCGTTTTTATGCTGAAAAGATGGGTGATATTGTCACCGAGCGCTTGGTTGATAGTTTTAATGCGCTGATGAATTTTAGTTTTACAGCACAGATGGAAGAGCAGCTAGATCATATTGCTGAAGGTGATAAGGACTGGATTAAAACCCTAAACGCTTTTTATAAAGATTTTAGTTCGGTTCTAGCCAAAGCAGAGTCCGTCGAGGACGGTATGATGCTTAATGAACCGACGCCAACGGACATAGAATGTCCAACCTGCTCGCGTCCTATGCAAATTCGCACCGCCAGTACCGGTGTGTTTATGTCTTGTTCTGGTTATGCGTTGCCACCAAAAGAACGTTGTAAGGCAACAATTAACTTAATTCGCGGAGACGAAGCAATAGCGGTTGACGATGAAGAGGGTGAGTCTAAAGCTCTGATCAATAAGCATCGCTGCAAAATCTGCGGCTCAGCGATGGACAGTTACTTGATGGATGAGCATCGCAAACTGCATGTCTGTGGTAACAATCCAGCTTGTTCTGGTTATGAAGTGGAAAATGGCGTCTTTAAAATCAAGGGCTACGACGGTCCTGTGCTTGAGTGTGACAAGTGTACTTCTGAGATGCAGCTTAAAACCGGGCGATTCGGTAAGTATTTTGGCTGCACCAATGAAGCGTGCAAAAACACGCGTAAACTGCTGAAAAGCGGTGAAGCTGCGCCACCAAAAATGGACCCTGTTCCAATGCCGGATCTTGCTTGTCAAAAAGTAGAAGACCATTATGTTCTCAGAGATGGTGCGACGGGCTTATTTTTAGCGGCCAGTCAGTTTCCACGTAAGCGTGAAACGCGCGCGCCTTTGGTTGAAGAGCTGCTGCCTTATATGGATCAAATCGATCCAAAGTACCATTTCTTTAAAAAAGCGCCAAAGAAAGACGCAGAAGGTCGCCCTGCTATTATTCGTTACAGCCGAAAAACCAAAGAGCAATATGTAATGAGTGAAGAAGAAGGCAAGCCAACGGGTTGGAAGGCTTTTTATGTTGGATCAAAGTGGGTGATTGAGGAAGGTAAGAAAAAATGAGCAGTGCGAGTTTGGCGAGTGTAACAAATCAAAAGCTCGATACCGCTAGGCGCTTAATCCAGCAAGGTAAAACAAGCGATGAAGCGTGGTTAAATGCGGGTTTAGAAAGCTCGGCGGTATTTCAATTAAGAAGTGCACTTAACGGCTTATTAAAAGAAGTGTCGTCGTCTTATTCCTTATCAAGCTCGTTGGATGTGAATACATTGCTTGCTGAGACCACCAATAAGCAGATTGTAGTGCCGGTTTTGGCTGAGCTAGCGGATTTGTTATTGCGTTCTGAATCATGGTTTTATCAGCTCAATCAAGCGTATCTGGTACAGTTTGAATGTCGTTCGGCGCCGTCTTCTGTAGTGCAGTCTGATGCTATCATTGGTCGTGGGAGTGACGCAGGGGCGTCGGTAAGTTTTTACTTGGCTAAATTGGTTGAGTTGGTTTTACGTTTTAGAGAAGAGTCATCAGAGTATTAAGTATGAAAGAGTCCTATCTGGAAATTGTTGAGTTGGATAATGGTGATATTGTGTTACGTCCAGCCAGTGAAGAGGGTCAAGAAACAGAGCCTTTGGCAACGTTAACCATTTCCGATGATACCCGTTCTTATTTGAAGGATCGTTATTTTGATCTGGCTAAACACATGTTTCATGCTGGTATTGACTTTGTGTATTCAGAAGATGGTGATTTTGATGAAGCATATGACGCGGTAGAAGAAGAGTTAAGGCCTAAAATTCTGCATTGATTGCAACGTTCTCAAGTCTCTGTGCACGAAACCGACATTAAAAAGCGAAGTTATTACTTCGCTTTTTAATGGGTAGGGTGTGTATAAATGACATTATGTTATGGATGTGTTGCGAAAGGTTAATGGCCTTGGCGAATAACTCCTACTGACAGCCCTTCAATGGCAAAGTCCTCGGTTTCAAGGTCAACAATAATATCATTAAACGCTTCGTTCTCTGGCATGAGTCTGACGATATGACCGTTCTGTTCGAATCGTTTCACCGTGACTTCGTCACCAATACGAGCCACAACAATTTGACCATTGCGCACGCTGGTGGTTTTATGGACTGCCAACAGGTCACCTTCCATGATGCCAATGTCTTTCATGCTGGTTCCTGAGACCGATAAAAAATAATCCGCCTGTGGGGAAAACATCGTAGCCGGTATATTAACGTGGGAAGCAATGTTTTCTTGAGCTAAAATAGGAAAACCCGCAGCGACCTTGCCGATAACAGGCAGACCGAGATCTTCTTTTGCTTCTTCATTAATGGCACGATCCACCAAGCGAATGCCACGGGATGCACCAGACAGCATTTCTATTGCGCCCTTTTTGCATAAGGCTTTCAAATGCTCTTCGGCCGCATTGGGAGATTTAAACCCAAGCCGACGTGCGATTTCAGCTCTTGTGGGAGGAAAACCTGTTTCACCAATAAATTCGCGAATGGTTTCTAATACGTCAGATTGTCTTTGCGTTAATTTAATCATAGGGCATCTGGTTGTTTATACAGTAACTGTTATTATATACAGCATTCTTAACGATACTCAATAATATAAATGCTTTCAGACGAACTAAAAAAACAAATTCAACTTGCATACCGAGCGTCATTGGATGCCAAGTCACACAAACCAAGGGCTGGGCAGCGCCAAATGATTGGTGCGATTGCGCGCACCTTGGGAAACATCAAACAAGGTTCGGAAGGTGAGCGACTGGATGAAAAGCACGTTGCTGTAATCGAAGCGGGGACAGGGACGGGGAAAACGTTGTCTTATTGTTTAGCCGCGATCCCTATCGCCAAAGCGCGTGGACTGACACTGATTATCTCGACCGCTACGGTCGCGTTGCAGGAGCAGATTTTACATAAGGAATTGCCTGATCTTCTTGAGCACACGGAGTTGACCTTTAAGTATACACTCGCTAAAGGGCGAGGACGGTATTTGTGTTTGAACAACCTAGAAGGTTTTTTAAACTCAGAAGAGCAAGCAATGGACGACATGTTTGCTGGGTTGTTTGAGCAGCATTTAAGTTCTGAGGATATAAACACTGTCTTGTATCAAGAAATGGACGCAGCCTTGTCAAAAGGGGAGTGGGATGGCGATAAAGACAATTGGGCGGGTGTTGTACGAGACCAAGACTGGCGACGCTTAACGACCGACCATCAGCAGTGTACTAATCGCAATTGTGCAAATTATTCCGCGTGCCCATTTTTTAAAGCACGAGCAGAAATTGAGGTAGCCGATGTCATTGTTGCCAACCATGACTTAGTATTGGCTGACTTATCTCTGGGGGGGGGTGCCATTCTTACGCCGCCTAAAGAAACCATTTATGTCTTTGATGAAGGTCATCACCTACCAGATAAAGCCATAGGTCATTTTCGACATGACGTCCGCTTGCAGCAAAGCATCACTTGGTTGCGTCAGTTAGAAAAAAACTTGGTTAATTTAAAACAAGAACTCACTGACGATGTCAGCTTGACAGGGCAGTTGTTACTTAAAATTCCTCAGCAAATCCAAAGTATTGTGAATTTTATTCAATACGCCCAACAAGGTCTCGCGCCTTACATTCAGGGTTTAGGTCTGGATAGGGAAAATAATCAACACCGATTTGAATTTGGTTTAATCCCAGACGAACTTCGTCAGCTGTCCTACAGCTTGCAGACTTCGTATCAAAAACTCTTCAACAATATCGAAAGCATTCAAGACGAATGTAAAAAAACCAAGCAAAACGAAGGAATGGGGGTAACGCCAGAAACGGCTGAAACTTGGCAGCCCATTTTAGGTGTGATTCTTGGTCGGCTTGAGCAATGCGTAGGTTTGTGGCAATTGTACTCTACTGTAGATGACCAAAACTATCCGCCTAATGCGCGCTGGCTTGTTTTGTCAGGGCAGGGCATGGAGCAAGATATTGAATTGGGCGGATCTCCGATCTTGGCGGCAAATACGCTTAGGCAGCAACTCTGGGATAAATGTTTTGGTGCGGTGGTCACTTCTGCAACTTTAACGGCATTAAATCAATTTCATCGCTTTAACATGCGTTCTGGTGTGCCGCGCGAAAGTGAATATTTACGAGTCATTAGTCCTTTTGATTTTAAAGCCAACGGCTTGCTGGTCGTCCCTAATATGGAGCACGAGCCCAATCGTGTTGAGCAACACACGGCTGAAATTATTGCCTACCTTGATAAAAATGTGAACGCTGAAAAAGGCAGTTTAGTATTGTTTTCATCTCGTCGACAGATGGAAGAAGTGGCGCAATCTTTGGCAGTCGGATTACAAGATATTTTATTAATGCAGGGGGAGCAGTCTAAGCGGGTTATTTTAGATTCCCACAAAGCGCGCATTGACGCTGGCAAAGGCAGTCTATTGCTTGGGTTGGCAAGCTTTGCTGAAGGGGTGGACTTGCCGGGCGAGTATTTAACATGCGTATTCATAGCTAAAATTCCGTTTGCTGTGCCTGATGACCCTGTAGAGGCCACGTTAGCGGAATGGATTCAAAAACGTGGTGGTAATCCTTTCATGGAAATTACCATTCCTGATGCGTCATTGAGGCTTATTCAAGCCACGGGAAGGCTCCTAAGAAGTGAAACGGACGAGGGTGAAATACACATACTAGACAAGCGTTTGCGTACCAAGCGGTATGGATCCCAGTTAATTAACAGTCTGCCGCCTTATCGTTTTCAATAGTGACGCCGAACAAACCACAAGCAAGGGGTGATAAAGCCTGATCAATTAGGTACACTCCGTGCAAAGATACTTACCCTTACAACATAATAGAAGCGTATAGATTCCAATATGGAAAACCAAAATCAACAGATACCTCAAGACACTACTGCAAAACCAAAACGTTCTCGCCGACCTAGCAAACGCACTAAAAGTAACGACGACGCGTCCAGCTCACCTCAAGAGCATCCTCAGATTAGTCACGAGACGCCTTTAAACGAGCGTGCTAAAAACAGCATTTGGTCTATTGACGATTTCCCTGTTGAAGAGGTGGAAGGCAAGTTACGCTTTCACGATCTAAACATTCCAGACAGGGTAATAAAGTCCATTGCCGAAATGGGGTTTGAATACTGTAGTGAGATTCAGGCTGAAACGTTACCGATGACTTTATTGGGCTATGACATCATTGGTCAAGCACAAACGGGAACGGGCAAAACCGCTGCGTTTTTAATCGCTATGATCAGTGACTTTTTAGACTATCCGTTGGAAGAAAAGCGCCCTAACAATTTTGCGCGCGGCTTG
The sequence above is a segment of the Marinomonas sp. IMCC 4694 genome. Coding sequences within it:
- the topA gene encoding type I DNA topoisomerase translates to MGKSLVIVESPAKAKTINKYLGNDFIVKSSVGHIRDLPTGKTATSTPQERAKQAALTRKMSPEEKLVYRSNKSRQQLISRMGVDPENNWKAHYEILPGKEKVVDELKRLAKNADTIYLATDLDREGEAIAWHLREAIGGDDSRYKRVVFNEITKKAIKAAFETPSELDMDRVNAQQARRFLDRIVGFMVSPLLWAKVARGLSAGRVQSVAVRLIVEREKEIRAFVPDEFWELDALLATPSKDVIKFEVAKYQEKEYRPVNQAQSDKHVARLENASYLVSSREDKPTSSKPSAPFITSTLQQAASTRLGYGVKKTMMLAQRLYEGGYITYMRTDSTNLSVDAVEALRSYILSQFGDKYLPEEPIRYSSKEGAQEAHEAIRPSDVTVRVDDLLGMEKDAHRLYDLIRSQFMACQMTPAQYTSTTITVTSGDYECKARGRILRFDGYTRAMQTVVKKGEDNILPDVEKGEYLSLQELLPEQHFTKPIARFGEASLVKELEKRGIGRPSTYASIISTIQDRGYVRVENRRFYAEKMGDIVTERLVDSFNALMNFSFTAQMEEQLDHIAEGDKDWIKTLNAFYKDFSSVLAKAESVEDGMMLNEPTPTDIECPTCSRPMQIRTASTGVFMSCSGYALPPKERCKATINLIRGDEAIAVDDEEGESKALINKHRCKICGSAMDSYLMDEHRKLHVCGNNPACSGYEVENGVFKIKGYDGPVLECDKCTSEMQLKTGRFGKYFGCTNEACKNTRKLLKSGEAAPPKMDPVPMPDLACQKVEDHYVLRDGATGLFLAASQFPRKRETRAPLVEELLPYMDQIDPKYHFFKKAPKKDAEGRPAIIRYSRKTKEQYVMSEEEGKPTGWKAFYVGSKWVIEEGKKK
- a CDS encoding DUF6586 family protein codes for the protein MSSASLASVTNQKLDTARRLIQQGKTSDEAWLNAGLESSAVFQLRSALNGLLKEVSSSYSLSSSLDVNTLLAETTNKQIVVPVLAELADLLLRSESWFYQLNQAYLVQFECRSAPSSVVQSDAIIGRGSDAGASVSFYLAKLVELVLRFREESSEY
- the lexA gene encoding transcriptional repressor LexA; its protein translation is MIKLTQRQSDVLETIREFIGETGFPPTRAEIARRLGFKSPNAAEEHLKALCKKGAIEMLSGASRGIRLVDRAINEEAKEDLGLPVIGKVAAGFPILAQENIASHVNIPATMFSPQADYFLSVSGTSMKDIGIMEGDLLAVHKTTSVRNGQIVVARIGDEVTVKRFEQNGHIVRLMPENEAFNDIIVDLETEDFAIEGLSVGVIRQGH
- the dinG gene encoding ATP-dependent DNA helicase DinG, producing MLSDELKKQIQLAYRASLDAKSHKPRAGQRQMIGAIARTLGNIKQGSEGERLDEKHVAVIEAGTGTGKTLSYCLAAIPIAKARGLTLIISTATVALQEQILHKELPDLLEHTELTFKYTLAKGRGRYLCLNNLEGFLNSEEQAMDDMFAGLFEQHLSSEDINTVLYQEMDAALSKGEWDGDKDNWAGVVRDQDWRRLTTDHQQCTNRNCANYSACPFFKARAEIEVADVIVANHDLVLADLSLGGGAILTPPKETIYVFDEGHHLPDKAIGHFRHDVRLQQSITWLRQLEKNLVNLKQELTDDVSLTGQLLLKIPQQIQSIVNFIQYAQQGLAPYIQGLGLDRENNQHRFEFGLIPDELRQLSYSLQTSYQKLFNNIESIQDECKKTKQNEGMGVTPETAETWQPILGVILGRLEQCVGLWQLYSTVDDQNYPPNARWLVLSGQGMEQDIELGGSPILAANTLRQQLWDKCFGAVVTSATLTALNQFHRFNMRSGVPRESEYLRVISPFDFKANGLLVVPNMEHEPNRVEQHTAEIIAYLDKNVNAEKGSLVLFSSRRQMEEVAQSLAVGLQDILLMQGEQSKRVILDSHKARIDAGKGSLLLGLASFAEGVDLPGEYLTCVFIAKIPFAVPDDPVEATLAEWIQKRGGNPFMEITIPDASLRLIQATGRLLRSETDEGEIHILDKRLRTKRYGSQLINSLPPYRFQ